The stretch of DNA ACACGAAAATACTCAGTAAAGAAGTAATCGGGACAACTATAGTGGCCTAGCACACTCATGAAGTGCAGATCCGTTACATCCTGCATAGGAGCCAGAGCAGTTAAGCTAAGCCCTGGACAGATGGGAGACGGCAGGATCTGAGATACAGGCATTGACAGGGTCATTTGCAAGGCTGAGAGGGGTAAAAGCTGCTGCAATACTGGCTCAAATATTGGCTAGCCTGAATCATCCTAACAGGAATTGCTCTACCTGGTTGGAAGTCCCTATCGGCGGCAATTTTTGCATAATGGAAGAGAAACCACAGAAGGGGAAGGGCGATCGCATGACTTCAGAAGAATCAAATCTCAACTCTGCAATGCAGTGGCAGTCTCAAGGCTGTACCCTTTGTGCCGAGGAGCAATACCAAGCAGCGATCGTGGCGTTTGATTGCGCCTTAGGACTAGAACCGCATAACAGCCAAACCTGGAACTACCGAGGCAATGCCTTTAGCGCCTTACAGCGTCCCGCAGAAGCCCTAGCCTGCTATGACAAAGCCACGTTCTTGAACCCGATGTATCATCAAGCTTGGTTCAATCGAGGTTTGCTGCTGGCAGAGATGGGAGCGTACGGATCTGCGGTAGCGGCTTATGATCAGGCCATTGCCATACATTCTGATCCTTGCTACCTGCACGCTAGGGCTGATATCTGGCTCAAGAAAAAACTGGTTTCCTTTGCCTGAGATTACCGGGCAGTAGCGTAAGACAAGGCGGGCGAAAGCACCTGATCGATCTCCTGCAACACCTCATCACTCAATTGGACTCCAGATGCTCCGGCATTATCTACTACTTGTTCCGGACGACTGGCTCCAATAATAGTAGAGGCGACTCGTTCATCTCGTAACACCCAGGCTAACGCCAGTTGTGCCATTGAGAGGTTGAGTCGCTGGGCGATCGGTTGGAGGTCTTGCACTGCACTCAAAATGCGATCGCTACGAAAATCCTCCATAAACCCATTCATCTTGTCATTTGCTGCCCGTGAGTCTTGGGGTGGGGTGGTTCCAGGCTTGTATTTACCCGTGAGAACGCCTTGAGCCAGAGGTGACCACACAATCTGACTAATGCCATTAGCTGCACATAAGGGAAACACTTCT from Trichocoleus desertorum ATA4-8-CV12 encodes:
- a CDS encoding tetratricopeptide repeat protein; its protein translation is MTSEESNLNSAMQWQSQGCTLCAEEQYQAAIVAFDCALGLEPHNSQTWNYRGNAFSALQRPAEALACYDKATFLNPMYHQAWFNRGLLLAEMGAYGSAVAAYDQAIAIHSDPCYLHARADIWLKKKLVSFA